GCCAGCGCCCTCACATCACGCTGTGGAAGCAATCGCGCCGCATGGCCGAGGCGCAGCAGCGCGAGTTTCTGGCGCAGTTCACCGAACGAAGCCAAGGCATCGGCTTTGCCGTGCTCGGCGGCGCGTTTGCCGAAGGCATCGACCTGCCCGGCAGGCGCTTGATAGGCGCGTTTCTCGCCACGCTGGGGCTGCCGCAATTCAATGCCGTCAACGAGCAGATCAGCGCGCGCATGGAGCAGCTTTTTGCGGGCAAGGGATACGACTACACGTATCTCTATCCCGGCCTGCAGAAGGTGGTGCAGGCCGCAGGCCGCGTGATCCGCACGCCGCAGGACGAAGGCGTGGTGCATCTGATCGACGATCGTTTTGGGCGCTCGGAAGTGCGTCGGCTGTTGCCTGGCTGGTGGCGTATTGATGCTGGTTGAACTGCATCATGGCAAGCGCAAAATCAGGCCATCGTTTGCAATTGCTATCAAAATTACATGTTTAATAACATATCATTGCAGAGGCGGACGAGCAGCCAACCTGAAACAAGACTTTGGAGAGACAAGACGATGTTCAAGAAAATCGTAGCGGCGATGGCGCTGCTGGGTGTGAGTGCCACCTATGCCATGATGCCTCAGGCTGGCACTTGGTCGGTGACTGGTGAGAGCAAGGGAAAGCCAGGGCGCGGGTTTGGCATCGACGTGCAGAACGACACATTGGTCATGCAGATGTATGCGTACGACGCCAATGGCAATCCGACTTTCTATCTCACGGCCGGCAAGATCACCAACAACACCTACACAGGCGTGCTCAACAAGTATCGTGGTGGCCGATATTTCGGAAGCGGCGATATTTCGGGTGTGGATGACGGTATCGCAGGCACGGTCACCATGCGCTTCGTTTCGGGCACCGAGGGCTACATCAAGTTTCCTAACGAAGCCGAGAAGCCGATCAGTCGCTTCAGCTTCGGCTACACGCTTGCACCGGAGAGTCTGCGTGGGGTCTGGACCCTGGTTGCCATCAGCAGAACATCGGCATCGCTCGACAAGGTGGACTACTTCACGCTGGAGCGGACCATGGCAGGCTCCGGCTATGGCACGGGTGCCATAGCATCGGCTGATTACCAGTACGTATGCGAAAACCTGACCAGCGGCCCCAATGCCGGGTTGACGATGTGCCTGAAGTTCAACTCGACCGGCAGTGTCATTCGTGCCAACTATTTCCTCTTGAGTGTCAATGACGGCGAAGGCATCGCAGGCACGAGCGGGGCGACGGCCAACGATCCGTTGTTCGTAAAGCGCGTCACGAACACATCGGGCGTTGCCACCGGCATTCAATTCAAGAGCGGTGCCGTGGCCTCGGATGTTTCCAACATCGACGCAGCACAGTTCGCCAACGCACTGCAAAACGCGGCAGAGAACGTCGTGGACCGCGCCTTGCTTGAGCCGCACAAGGACGACACACCCGTGCGCTGAGATTTCAGCGCACACGCGCTCATGCGGTTGCGATGCAAAACCGGCATGGGCGCAATCGATCCCAGCGGTGATTGCAAGCCACAATAGGCTCCATCGCAACCCTGCTGGAGAACGGTATGGCGGTCAGCGTTTTTGATCTCTTCAAGATCGGCATCGGTCCTTCAAGCTCGCACACGGTCGGCCCGATGCGTGCCGCACGCCAGTTCGTTCAGCGGTTGGCGCGCAGCGAGCAACTGAACAATATCGCGCGCTTGCGCTGCGTGCTGTATGGCTCGCTCGGTGCCACGGGACGCGGCCACGCGAGCGATCGCGCCGTAATCCTTGGGCTGGCCGGGTTCACACCCGACACCGTGGATGTCGACGCCATCGACGGCTTCATCGCAAGCGTGCGCAAGGAACACCGATTGCCGCTCGCCGATGGTCCGCAGATCGCCTTCAAGGACGGCGTGGATCTCGTGCTCGATCCCATGGTCACCTTGCCGTTCCACGCCAATGGCATGCGCTTCGAGGCTTGGAACGCGGCGAGCGAGCTGCTCGACACGCAGGTCTATTACTCGGTCGGCGGCGGTTTCATCGTGAGTGAGGAAGCCGCGCAGGACACCGGGCGCCAGGCCGAAATCGCGCCCGACACCGAGGTGCTCCCCCTGCCATTCCACAGTGGAGAACAGTTGCTCGCGCAGGCCCGCGCCAACGGCGGATCGATCGCCCATGTGATGCGGGTGAACGAGCGCCACTGGCGCAGCGACGACGATATCGACAGTGGCCTGCTCACCATTTGGCAAGCCATGCAGGCCTGCGTGTCGCGCGGCTGCGATACGGCGGGCGAGTTGCCCGGTGGCTTTCGCGTGCGCCGCCGCGCACCCGCGCTGCACAAGGCGTTGATCAGCGCGCCCGACGTGA
This genomic stretch from Diaphorobacter sp. HDW4B harbors:
- a CDS encoding L-serine ammonia-lyase, translated to MAVSVFDLFKIGIGPSSSHTVGPMRAARQFVQRLARSEQLNNIARLRCVLYGSLGATGRGHASDRAVILGLAGFTPDTVDVDAIDGFIASVRKEHRLPLADGPQIAFKDGVDLVLDPMVTLPFHANGMRFEAWNAASELLDTQVYYSVGGGFIVSEEAAQDTGRQAEIAPDTEVLPLPFHSGEQLLAQARANGGSIAHVMRVNERHWRSDDDIDSGLLTIWQAMQACVSRGCDTAGELPGGFRVRRRAPALHKALISAPDVSDDPLQVIDWVNLFALAVNEENAAGGRVVTAPTNGAAGIVPAVLHYYARFIKGATESGVIDFLLTAGAIGILYKENASISGAEVGCQGEVGVACSMAAAGLCAVLGGTPEQVENAAEIGMEHHLGLTCDPVGGLVQIPCIERNALAAVKAINAARMALRGDGTHHVSLDQVIKTMRETGADMMTKYKETSRGGLAVNIVEC